One genomic segment of Bombus vancouverensis nearcticus chromosome 11, iyBomVanc1_principal, whole genome shotgun sequence includes these proteins:
- the arm gene encoding armadillo isoform X1, translated as MSYQMSSNQSRPMSHGNYQGLGDLPMGSAKEQTLMWQQNSYMGDSGIHSGTVTQAPSLSGKEDDEMEGDQLMFDLDQGFAQGFTQDQVDEMNQQLNHTRSQRVRAAMFPETLEEGIEIPSTQYDPAQPTAVQRLAEPSQMLKHAVVNLINYQDDADLATRAIPELIKLLNDEDQVVVSKAAMVVHQLSKKEASRHAIMNSSQMVAALVRAISNSDDLESTKAAVGTLHNLSHHRQGLLAIFKSGGIPALVKLLSSPMESVLFYAITTLHNLLLHQDGSKMAVRLAGGLQKMVALLQRDNVKFLAIVTDCLQILAYGNQESKLIILASQGPIELVRIMRSYDYEKLLWTTSRALKVLSVCLSNKPVIVEAGGMQALAMHLGNPSQRLVQNCLWTLRNLSDAGTKVDGLEGLLQSLVQVLSSTDVNVVTCAAGILSNLTCNNQRNKVTVCQVGGVDALVRTIIYADSREEISEPAVCALRHLTSRHVEAEMAQNSVRLNYGIQVIVKLLHPPSRWPLVKAVIGLIRNLALCPANHGPLRDHGAIHHLVRLLMRAFPETQRQQRSSVASTGSQQTSGAYADGGVRMEEIVEGTVGALHILARESHNRVIIRSQNVIPIFVQLLFNEIENIQRVAAGVLCELAADKEGAEMIEQEGATAPLTELLHSRNEGVATYAAAVLFRMSEDKPQEYKKRLSMELTNSLLREDTNLWNNADFGMGPDLQDMLGPDQGYDGMYGQGPPSVHSSHGGRGYQPQGYDQIPVDSMQGLEIGGGSTYGAMDTMDVAHEGDLSFDHLGELPAPPQDNNQVAAWYDTDL; from the exons ATGAGTTATCAAATGTCTTCGAATCAATCCAGACCAA TGTCTCACGGGAATTATCAGGGTTTGGGCGATCTACCCATGGGATCTGCCAAAGAACAAACTTTGATGTGGCAGCAAAATTCTTACATGGGTGATTCAGGAATACATTCTGGCACTGTCACCCAAGCGCCATCTTTATCAGGCAAAGAGGATGACGAGATGGAAGGCGATCAGTTGATGTTTGATTTGGATCAAGGATTTGCACAGGGTTTTACTCAAGATCAAGTCGATGAAATGAATCAACAATTGAATCATACAAGATCTCAGCGTGTTCGCGCAGCTATGTTTCCTGAAACATTGGAGGAGGGTATAGAAATTCCTTCGACGCAGTATGATCCGGCTCAACCTACAGCTGTTCAGAGATTGGCAGAACCCAGTCAAATGTTGAAGCACGCGGTTGTCAATTTGATAAACTATCAGGATGACGCAGATCTCGCAACACGTGCAATACCAGAATTAATAAAGTTGTTAAACGACGAGGACCAAGTTGTTGTGTCTAAAGCAGCGATGGTAGTTCACCAACTTTCCAAGAAGGAAGCATCTCGTCATGCTATTATGAACAGTTCGCAAATGGTAGCTGCTTTAGTTCGTGCCATTTCAAACAGTGATGACCTTGAATCGACCAAAGCAGCAGTCGGCACCTTGCACAATTTGTCTCATCATAGACAAGGTCTGCTGGCTATTTTCAAAAGCGGAGGAATACCAGCTCTTGTGAAGCTTTTGAGTTCTCCAATGGAATCCGTATTGTTTTACGCAATCACGACTCTCCATAATTTACTTTTACATCAGGATGGTTCTAAAATGGCTGTAAGGCTGGCCGGAGGATTACAGAAAATGGTTGCACTACTACAGCGGGATAACGTCAAATTTTTAGCTATAGTAACCGATTGCTTGCAAATTCTTGCATACGGTAATCAAGAGagcaaattaattatattagctTCTCAAGGACCAATAGAGTTGGTACGCATAATGCGTTCTTACGATTATGAGAAGCTTCTATGGACGACTTCAAGAGCCTTGAAAGTGTTGTCCGTTTGTCTTAGTAATAAACCGGTGATAGTCGAAGCTGGTGGTATGCAAGCTCTTGCTATGCATCTCGGTAATCCAAGCCAGAGACTCGTCCAAAATTGTTTGTGGACGTTACGAAATTTATCGGACGCTGGCACCAAAGTCGATGGATTAGAAGGTTTATTACAGAGTCTTGTACAAGTTCTTAGCTCTACCGACGTAAATGTCGTTACATGTGCCGCTGGTATTTTGTCGAATTTGACTTGCAATAATCAACGTAATAAGGTAACTGTATGCCAAGTGGGAGGTGTCGACGCTCTTGTACGTACAATCATTTACGCGGATAGTCGGGAGGAGATCAGCGAACCAGCGGTATGCGCGCTTCGTCATCTAACGTCACGTCACGTGGAAGCGGAAATGGCACAGAATTCAGTCCGCCTAAATTACGGAATTCAGGTCATAGTAAAACTTTTACACCCGCCTTCACGTTGGCCATTGGTTAAAGCTGTAATAGGATTAATTCGCAATTTGGCGCTTTGTCCCGCGAATCACGGCCCGCTTCGTGACCACGGCGCGATTCATCATCTGGTCAGGCTTCTGATGCGTGCTTTCCCCGAGACACAACGA CAACAACGTTCATCCGTGGCAAGTACTGGAAGTCAGCAAACATCAGGCGCGTACGCGGATGGCGGTGTTCGAATGGAGGAAATAGTGGAAGGTACTGTGGGAGCGCTTCATATCCTCGCGAGGGAATCACACAACAGGGTCATTATCAGATCTCAGAACGTAATTCCGATCTTCGTACag TTGCTATTTAACGAGATTGAAAATATTCAACGCGTCGCAGCTGGCGTACTTTGCGAACTTGCCGCGGACAAAGAAGGTGCCGAAATGATCGAACAAGAAGGTGCTACTGCTCCTTTAACGGAGTTGCTTCACTCTAGAAACGAAGGTGTCGCGACTTATGCGGCAGCTGTGTTGTTCCGCATGAGCGAAGATAAACCACAAGAATATAAGAAACGACTCTCCATGGAACTCACCAACTCTTTGTTACGCGAGGATACAAATCTTTGGAATAACGCTGACTTTGGGATGGGTCCAGATCTACAG GACATGCTTGGCCCTGATCAAGGCTATGACGGTATGTATGGACAAGGACCTCCTAGTGTACACAGCAGCCACGGAGGTCGAGGGTATCAACCGCAAG GTTATGACCAGATACCAGTAGATTCGATGCAAGGGTTGGAAATAGGTGGAGGGTCGACGTATGGCGCGATGGACACTATGGACGTAGCGCACGAGGGTGACCTGAGTTTCGATCATTTAGGAGAGCTTCCTGCACCCCCGCAAGATAATAACCAGGTTGCAGCTTGGTACGACACCGATCTATGA
- the arm gene encoding armadillo isoform X2, with amino-acid sequence MSYQMSSNQSRPMSHGNYQGLGDLPMGSAKEQTLMWQQNSYMGDSGIHSGTVTQAPSLSGKEDDEMEGDQLMFDLDQGFAQGFTQDQVDEMNQQLNHTRSQRVRAAMFPETLEEGIEIPSTQYDPAQPTAVQRLAEPSQMLKHAVVNLINYQDDADLATRAIPELIKLLNDEDQVVVSKAAMVVHQLSKKEASRHAIMNSSQMVAALVRAISNSDDLESTKAAVGTLHNLSHHRQGLLAIFKSGGIPALVKLLSSPMESVLFYAITTLHNLLLHQDGSKMAVRLAGGLQKMVALLQRDNVKFLAIVTDCLQILAYGNQESKLIILASQGPIELVRIMRSYDYEKLLWTTSRALKVLSVCLSNKPVIVEAGGMQALAMHLGNPSQRLVQNCLWTLRNLSDAGTKVDGLEGLLQSLVQVLSSTDVNVVTCAAGILSNLTCNNQRNKVTVCQVGGVDALVRTIIYADSREEISEPAVCALRHLTSRHVEAEMAQNSVRLNYGIQVIVKLLHPPSRWPLVKAVIGLIRNLALCPANHGPLRDHGAIHHLVRLLMRAFPETQRQQRSSVASTGSQQTSGAYADGGVRMEEIVEGTVGALHILARESHNRVIIRSQNVIPIFVQLLFNEIENIQRVAAGVLCELAADKEGAEMIEQEGATAPLTELLHSRNEGVATYAAAVLFRMSEDKPQEYKKRLSMELTNSLLREDTNLWNNADFGMGPDLQDMLGPDQGYDGMYGQGPPSVHSSHGGRGYQPQAA; translated from the exons ATGAGTTATCAAATGTCTTCGAATCAATCCAGACCAA TGTCTCACGGGAATTATCAGGGTTTGGGCGATCTACCCATGGGATCTGCCAAAGAACAAACTTTGATGTGGCAGCAAAATTCTTACATGGGTGATTCAGGAATACATTCTGGCACTGTCACCCAAGCGCCATCTTTATCAGGCAAAGAGGATGACGAGATGGAAGGCGATCAGTTGATGTTTGATTTGGATCAAGGATTTGCACAGGGTTTTACTCAAGATCAAGTCGATGAAATGAATCAACAATTGAATCATACAAGATCTCAGCGTGTTCGCGCAGCTATGTTTCCTGAAACATTGGAGGAGGGTATAGAAATTCCTTCGACGCAGTATGATCCGGCTCAACCTACAGCTGTTCAGAGATTGGCAGAACCCAGTCAAATGTTGAAGCACGCGGTTGTCAATTTGATAAACTATCAGGATGACGCAGATCTCGCAACACGTGCAATACCAGAATTAATAAAGTTGTTAAACGACGAGGACCAAGTTGTTGTGTCTAAAGCAGCGATGGTAGTTCACCAACTTTCCAAGAAGGAAGCATCTCGTCATGCTATTATGAACAGTTCGCAAATGGTAGCTGCTTTAGTTCGTGCCATTTCAAACAGTGATGACCTTGAATCGACCAAAGCAGCAGTCGGCACCTTGCACAATTTGTCTCATCATAGACAAGGTCTGCTGGCTATTTTCAAAAGCGGAGGAATACCAGCTCTTGTGAAGCTTTTGAGTTCTCCAATGGAATCCGTATTGTTTTACGCAATCACGACTCTCCATAATTTACTTTTACATCAGGATGGTTCTAAAATGGCTGTAAGGCTGGCCGGAGGATTACAGAAAATGGTTGCACTACTACAGCGGGATAACGTCAAATTTTTAGCTATAGTAACCGATTGCTTGCAAATTCTTGCATACGGTAATCAAGAGagcaaattaattatattagctTCTCAAGGACCAATAGAGTTGGTACGCATAATGCGTTCTTACGATTATGAGAAGCTTCTATGGACGACTTCAAGAGCCTTGAAAGTGTTGTCCGTTTGTCTTAGTAATAAACCGGTGATAGTCGAAGCTGGTGGTATGCAAGCTCTTGCTATGCATCTCGGTAATCCAAGCCAGAGACTCGTCCAAAATTGTTTGTGGACGTTACGAAATTTATCGGACGCTGGCACCAAAGTCGATGGATTAGAAGGTTTATTACAGAGTCTTGTACAAGTTCTTAGCTCTACCGACGTAAATGTCGTTACATGTGCCGCTGGTATTTTGTCGAATTTGACTTGCAATAATCAACGTAATAAGGTAACTGTATGCCAAGTGGGAGGTGTCGACGCTCTTGTACGTACAATCATTTACGCGGATAGTCGGGAGGAGATCAGCGAACCAGCGGTATGCGCGCTTCGTCATCTAACGTCACGTCACGTGGAAGCGGAAATGGCACAGAATTCAGTCCGCCTAAATTACGGAATTCAGGTCATAGTAAAACTTTTACACCCGCCTTCACGTTGGCCATTGGTTAAAGCTGTAATAGGATTAATTCGCAATTTGGCGCTTTGTCCCGCGAATCACGGCCCGCTTCGTGACCACGGCGCGATTCATCATCTGGTCAGGCTTCTGATGCGTGCTTTCCCCGAGACACAACGA CAACAACGTTCATCCGTGGCAAGTACTGGAAGTCAGCAAACATCAGGCGCGTACGCGGATGGCGGTGTTCGAATGGAGGAAATAGTGGAAGGTACTGTGGGAGCGCTTCATATCCTCGCGAGGGAATCACACAACAGGGTCATTATCAGATCTCAGAACGTAATTCCGATCTTCGTACag TTGCTATTTAACGAGATTGAAAATATTCAACGCGTCGCAGCTGGCGTACTTTGCGAACTTGCCGCGGACAAAGAAGGTGCCGAAATGATCGAACAAGAAGGTGCTACTGCTCCTTTAACGGAGTTGCTTCACTCTAGAAACGAAGGTGTCGCGACTTATGCGGCAGCTGTGTTGTTCCGCATGAGCGAAGATAAACCACAAGAATATAAGAAACGACTCTCCATGGAACTCACCAACTCTTTGTTACGCGAGGATACAAATCTTTGGAATAACGCTGACTTTGGGATGGGTCCAGATCTACAG GACATGCTTGGCCCTGATCAAGGCTATGACGGTATGTATGGACAAGGACCTCCTAGTGTACACAGCAGCCACGGAGGTCGAGGGTATCAACCGCAAG CAGCTTAA
- the arm gene encoding armadillo isoform X3, whose product MSYQMSSNQSRPMSHGNYQGLGDLPMGSAKEQTLMWQQNSYMGDSGIHSGTVTQAPSLSGKEDDEMEGDQLMFDLDQGFAQGFTQDQVDEMNQQLNHTRSQRVRAAMFPETLEEGIEIPSTQYDPAQPTAVQRLAEPSQMLKHAVVNLINYQDDADLATRAIPELIKLLNDEDQVVVSKAAMVVHQLSKKEASRHAIMNSSQMVAALVRAISNSDDLESTKAAVGTLHNLSHHRQGLLAIFKSGGIPALVKLLSSPMESVLFYAITTLHNLLLHQDGSKMAVRLAGGLQKMVALLQRDNVKFLAIVTDCLQILAYGNQESKLIILASQGPIELVRIMRSYDYEKLLWTTSRALKVLSVCLSNKPVIVEAGGMQALAMHLGNPSQRLVQNCLWTLRNLSDAGTKVDGLEGLLQSLVQVLSSTDVNVVTCAAGILSNLTCNNQRNKVTVCQVGGVDALVRTIIYADSREEISEPAVCALRHLTSRHVEAEMAQNSVRLNYGIQVIVKLLHPPSRWPLVKAVIGLIRNLALCPANHGPLRDHGAIHHLVRLLMRAFPETQRQQRSSVASTGSQQTSGAYADGGVRMEEIVEGTVGALHILARESHNRVIIRSQNVIPIFVQLLFNEIENIQRVAAGVLCELAADKEGAEMIEQEGATAPLTELLHSRNEGVATYAAAVLFRMSEDKPQEYKKRLSMELTNSLLREDTNLWNNADFGMGPDLQVMTRYQ is encoded by the exons ATGAGTTATCAAATGTCTTCGAATCAATCCAGACCAA TGTCTCACGGGAATTATCAGGGTTTGGGCGATCTACCCATGGGATCTGCCAAAGAACAAACTTTGATGTGGCAGCAAAATTCTTACATGGGTGATTCAGGAATACATTCTGGCACTGTCACCCAAGCGCCATCTTTATCAGGCAAAGAGGATGACGAGATGGAAGGCGATCAGTTGATGTTTGATTTGGATCAAGGATTTGCACAGGGTTTTACTCAAGATCAAGTCGATGAAATGAATCAACAATTGAATCATACAAGATCTCAGCGTGTTCGCGCAGCTATGTTTCCTGAAACATTGGAGGAGGGTATAGAAATTCCTTCGACGCAGTATGATCCGGCTCAACCTACAGCTGTTCAGAGATTGGCAGAACCCAGTCAAATGTTGAAGCACGCGGTTGTCAATTTGATAAACTATCAGGATGACGCAGATCTCGCAACACGTGCAATACCAGAATTAATAAAGTTGTTAAACGACGAGGACCAAGTTGTTGTGTCTAAAGCAGCGATGGTAGTTCACCAACTTTCCAAGAAGGAAGCATCTCGTCATGCTATTATGAACAGTTCGCAAATGGTAGCTGCTTTAGTTCGTGCCATTTCAAACAGTGATGACCTTGAATCGACCAAAGCAGCAGTCGGCACCTTGCACAATTTGTCTCATCATAGACAAGGTCTGCTGGCTATTTTCAAAAGCGGAGGAATACCAGCTCTTGTGAAGCTTTTGAGTTCTCCAATGGAATCCGTATTGTTTTACGCAATCACGACTCTCCATAATTTACTTTTACATCAGGATGGTTCTAAAATGGCTGTAAGGCTGGCCGGAGGATTACAGAAAATGGTTGCACTACTACAGCGGGATAACGTCAAATTTTTAGCTATAGTAACCGATTGCTTGCAAATTCTTGCATACGGTAATCAAGAGagcaaattaattatattagctTCTCAAGGACCAATAGAGTTGGTACGCATAATGCGTTCTTACGATTATGAGAAGCTTCTATGGACGACTTCAAGAGCCTTGAAAGTGTTGTCCGTTTGTCTTAGTAATAAACCGGTGATAGTCGAAGCTGGTGGTATGCAAGCTCTTGCTATGCATCTCGGTAATCCAAGCCAGAGACTCGTCCAAAATTGTTTGTGGACGTTACGAAATTTATCGGACGCTGGCACCAAAGTCGATGGATTAGAAGGTTTATTACAGAGTCTTGTACAAGTTCTTAGCTCTACCGACGTAAATGTCGTTACATGTGCCGCTGGTATTTTGTCGAATTTGACTTGCAATAATCAACGTAATAAGGTAACTGTATGCCAAGTGGGAGGTGTCGACGCTCTTGTACGTACAATCATTTACGCGGATAGTCGGGAGGAGATCAGCGAACCAGCGGTATGCGCGCTTCGTCATCTAACGTCACGTCACGTGGAAGCGGAAATGGCACAGAATTCAGTCCGCCTAAATTACGGAATTCAGGTCATAGTAAAACTTTTACACCCGCCTTCACGTTGGCCATTGGTTAAAGCTGTAATAGGATTAATTCGCAATTTGGCGCTTTGTCCCGCGAATCACGGCCCGCTTCGTGACCACGGCGCGATTCATCATCTGGTCAGGCTTCTGATGCGTGCTTTCCCCGAGACACAACGA CAACAACGTTCATCCGTGGCAAGTACTGGAAGTCAGCAAACATCAGGCGCGTACGCGGATGGCGGTGTTCGAATGGAGGAAATAGTGGAAGGTACTGTGGGAGCGCTTCATATCCTCGCGAGGGAATCACACAACAGGGTCATTATCAGATCTCAGAACGTAATTCCGATCTTCGTACag TTGCTATTTAACGAGATTGAAAATATTCAACGCGTCGCAGCTGGCGTACTTTGCGAACTTGCCGCGGACAAAGAAGGTGCCGAAATGATCGAACAAGAAGGTGCTACTGCTCCTTTAACGGAGTTGCTTCACTCTAGAAACGAAGGTGTCGCGACTTATGCGGCAGCTGTGTTGTTCCGCATGAGCGAAGATAAACCACAAGAATATAAGAAACGACTCTCCATGGAACTCACCAACTCTTTGTTACGCGAGGATACAAATCTTTGGAATAACGCTGACTTTGGGATGGGTCCAGATCTACAG GTTATGACCAGATACCAGTAG